The region GACCACGGTGCGCACCCACCTGCGCAATATCAGCGCCAAGCTGCACGCCAGCAACCGCACCCAGGCGGTCGCGATCGCGCGCCAGCTCGGCCTGCTTTGAAGCGCCGACTCAGATACCGATGAATTCGGTGAATTCCGCCAGCGGCGCGCGCGCGGCGCGCAACCGGTTGGCGGGCGCCTCGGGGTCCTCGTAGCCGATCGCCATGCCGGTGAACAGCATCCGTTCGGCTGGCAGTGACAGGAATCCGGCGATGGTTTGCGGATACATTGCCCAGCATTCCTGCGCGCAGCTGTCCAGGCCTTCTTCGCGCAGCAGCAGCATCACCGTCTGCAGATACATGCCGAGGTCCGACCATTGCGGCGGGCCCATGCGCCGGTCCACGGTGCAGAACAGCGCCAGCGGCGCCCCGAAGAAGGTGAAGTTGCTGGCGAACTGCGCCAGCCGCCGGGCCTTGTCCTCACGCGGGATGCCGAGGTGGTGGTAGAGCGCCTCGCCCACCTGGAA is a window of Cupriavidus taiwanensis LMG 19424 DNA encoding:
- a CDS encoding nitroreductase, producing MKVSQAVASRKSVRGFLPRAVAPDTIRRVLDAAARAPSGGNLQPWHIHVVGGEALERLRGIMRERIAEAPAGEAREYDIYPRELVSPYRERRFQVGEALYHHLGIPREDKARRLAQFASNFTFFGAPLALFCTVDRRMGPPQWSDLGMYLQTVMLLLREEGLDSCAQECWAMYPQTIAGFLSLPAERMLFTGMAIGYEDPEAPANRLRAARAPLAEFTEFIGI